Proteins encoded in a region of the Haloarcula sp. CBA1129 genome:
- a CDS encoding TIGR00300 family protein: MTVSREVELEGHIIDSGMMQSCFGIIMDLGGSFSVQEFDIGRHKDEESYARMLVEADDEDQLQSIVHELHQHGVNPSDPKDATLVPAPDDQVVPHGFYSTTNHPTFIRHDGEWIAVEDMEMDCAVVVEDSGDGPQAYTKVLNAIEEGDMVVTDETGIKVQPPERPRDSGGAFGFMQGGVSSERPSESTIRKIANAIKETKKEGGKVMAVCGPALIHSGAREDLARLVREGYVDMLSAGNGFAVHDIERDIYGTSLGMDTESLDHPRHGHKHHIYAISEVIREGGIAEAVESGTIESGVMYECVDNDRPFVLAGSIRDDGPLPDTITDAVEAQNAIREQAHEADMVLMLSTLLHSVAVGNCLPSTTRTVCVDINPATVTQLLDRGSAQAVGMVTDIGTFVPILAEQLLGEE, translated from the coding sequence ATGACAGTCTCTCGCGAAGTCGAGCTAGAGGGGCACATCATCGACTCCGGGATGATGCAGTCCTGTTTCGGTATCATCATGGATCTGGGCGGCTCCTTCTCCGTTCAGGAGTTCGATATCGGCCGCCACAAAGACGAAGAGTCCTACGCGCGGATGCTCGTCGAGGCCGACGACGAGGACCAGCTCCAGTCGATTGTCCACGAACTCCACCAGCACGGCGTCAATCCTTCGGACCCCAAAGACGCCACGCTCGTCCCCGCGCCCGACGATCAGGTTGTCCCGCACGGTTTCTACTCGACGACGAACCACCCGACGTTCATCCGCCACGACGGCGAGTGGATAGCAGTCGAAGACATGGAGATGGATTGCGCCGTAGTGGTAGAAGACAGTGGAGACGGCCCCCAAGCCTACACCAAAGTTCTCAACGCCATCGAGGAAGGCGACATGGTCGTCACTGACGAGACCGGGATCAAAGTCCAGCCCCCGGAGCGGCCACGCGATTCCGGCGGCGCGTTTGGCTTCATGCAGGGCGGTGTCTCCTCAGAACGACCGTCGGAATCGACTATCCGCAAGATCGCGAACGCGATCAAGGAGACGAAAAAAGAGGGCGGCAAGGTGATGGCCGTCTGTGGGCCGGCACTCATCCACTCCGGTGCGCGTGAGGACCTCGCCCGGCTCGTTCGGGAGGGCTACGTCGATATGCTGTCGGCGGGGAACGGCTTCGCCGTCCACGACATCGAGCGGGACATCTACGGCACGTCGCTCGGCATGGACACCGAGAGTCTGGACCATCCGCGCCACGGCCACAAACACCACATCTACGCCATCAGCGAGGTGATTCGCGAGGGCGGCATCGCCGAGGCCGTCGAATCGGGGACCATCGAGTCCGGCGTTATGTACGAGTGTGTCGACAACGACCGCCCGTTCGTTCTCGCGGGCTCTATCCGCGACGACGGCCCGCTCCCGGACACGATCACTGACGCCGTCGAGGCCCAGAACGCCATCCGAGAGCAGGCCCACGAAGCCGACATGGTGTTGATGCTCTCGACGCTACTGCATTCGGTCGCCGTCGGAAACTGCCTCCCCTCGACGACACGGACCGTCTGCGTCGACATCAACCCCGCGACGGTGACCCAACTGCTCGACCGCGGGTCCGCACAGGCGGTCGGGATGGTCACCGACATCGGCACATTTGTCCCGATTTTAGCTGAGCAGTTGCTTGGTGAAGAGTAG
- a CDS encoding thiamine pyrophosphate-binding protein, which yields MDVSLAVVDRLVANGIDTVFGIPGKQSLPLNEAIGNRDDIRFVVARHETAVTHQAWGYAETSGQIASTVVVPGPGDMNAMNGLKNALNDCTPLVHFAIETEPALRGGDAIHETPPDTYDNVVKENILLKNPETTAATIDRAVRTAQTAPKGPVRVGIPKNFLQQDVPLAGASTPATPSPSEVPEQEVAAAAEHLLAAEMPVIMAGGGVRASDGTAALRSLAERLGAPVVTTYKGKGVLPEDHDLSAGVLSGSASPELLDCLADSDVMLAVGSDLDAHGTRGWSVELPETLVHVTIDSDDLGTGYDPTVGILADAADAMTALENTIAAADTAPASKANGTERAQAVRDATARRIEPLVDSDPPLSSVQALQTLRSELPEEAITAVDAGGFRVWALNTFEAHGPRSYVNPGSWATMGTGLPSAIGAQLANPDTPVVALTGDGGLMMCVHELHTAVAEQLPITVVVLNNDDYAIISEEAGRSYDLEQQAYSWDGTPLDFVTIANGMGMDAVQANTPSEIRTAVRDSVQTDAPTLVEISTDPAEPQASEWMSE from the coding sequence ATGGACGTTAGTCTGGCGGTGGTAGACCGTCTCGTCGCGAACGGCATCGATACCGTCTTCGGGATCCCGGGGAAGCAGTCTCTCCCGCTGAACGAGGCTATCGGCAACCGAGACGATATCCGCTTTGTCGTAGCACGACACGAAACCGCGGTCACACATCAGGCATGGGGCTATGCGGAAACGAGCGGGCAGATAGCCAGCACTGTTGTCGTCCCCGGCCCGGGCGACATGAACGCGATGAACGGCCTGAAAAACGCGCTGAACGACTGCACGCCGCTGGTGCATTTCGCTATCGAAACCGAGCCAGCACTCCGGGGTGGTGATGCGATTCACGAAACGCCGCCCGACACTTACGACAACGTCGTCAAGGAGAACATACTGCTGAAAAACCCTGAGACGACAGCGGCGACAATCGACCGAGCAGTGCGAACCGCCCAGACCGCTCCAAAAGGACCGGTCAGGGTCGGTATCCCGAAAAACTTCCTACAACAGGATGTTCCACTTGCCGGTGCAAGTACACCCGCGACGCCGTCGCCCAGCGAGGTCCCGGAACAGGAAGTCGCAGCCGCCGCCGAGCACCTGCTCGCGGCCGAGATGCCAGTTATCATGGCGGGCGGTGGTGTCCGAGCATCGGACGGGACAGCGGCGCTCCGAAGCCTCGCCGAACGACTCGGTGCGCCCGTCGTGACGACGTACAAAGGCAAAGGCGTGCTCCCGGAGGACCACGACCTCAGCGCCGGCGTCCTGAGTGGGAGTGCAAGCCCCGAACTACTCGACTGTCTCGCCGACTCCGATGTCATGCTCGCCGTCGGCTCCGACCTCGACGCACACGGGACACGCGGATGGTCCGTGGAACTACCCGAGACACTCGTCCACGTTACCATCGACTCCGATGACCTCGGTACGGGCTATGACCCGACCGTCGGCATCCTCGCAGATGCCGCGGACGCGATGACGGCGCTTGAGAACACCATCGCGGCGGCTGATACCGCTCCCGCCTCGAAAGCAAACGGTACCGAACGCGCACAGGCTGTCCGTGATGCCACTGCACGTCGAATCGAACCGCTCGTGGATTCGGACCCACCGCTCTCCTCTGTTCAAGCCCTACAAACGCTCCGAAGTGAACTCCCTGAGGAGGCCATCACAGCTGTCGATGCCGGTGGATTCCGCGTCTGGGCACTGAATACGTTCGAGGCACACGGGCCACGCAGCTACGTCAACCCCGGATCGTGGGCGACGATGGGAACGGGACTGCCGTCGGCGATTGGGGCACAGTTAGCGAACCCGGACACGCCCGTCGTTGCGTTGACTGGCGACGGCGGACTGATGATGTGTGTACACGAACTCCACACGGCAGTCGCGGAACAGCTTCCCATAACTGTCGTTGTCCTCAACAATGACGATTACGCGATTATCAGCGAGGAGGCCGGCCGCAGCTACGACCTCGAACAGCAGGCGTACAGCTGGGACGGGACGCCGCTTGATTTCGTGACTATCGCGAACGGAATGGGGATGGACGCCGTGCAAGCTAACACGCCGTCCGAAATCCGCACAGCGGTTCGCGATTCGGTTCAAACGGACGCGCCGACGCTCGTCGAAATCAGCACCGACCCGGCGGAGCCACAGGCAAGCGAGTGGATGAGCGAGTAG
- a CDS encoding ATPase domain-containing protein, with protein sequence MTAPARQFTQLSSGISGLDSLLRGGLVEGRLYLVIGPPGTGKTLLGTQFLEAGLEAGDDVLFIHAEESAADLLANTAELGIDIGDATFLDVGPDSEFFMEAESYDVVKPRDVEDGHLISDIREAIERVDPDRVLIDPITHFQYLEPTEYQFRKRVISFARFLQDRETTVLATKTPSNQMDTQLRSLSDGIISLSHGDERAGRRIRLRKHRGIGQQDGSHGMEIRESGVEVYPALEPERRTRSFDPTQFSAGVPELDSLLDGGLERGTVTILSGPSGVGKSTTATEFLASAAGDGSPALTYLFDESIDTFSHRCETFGIPLSERRDEGTLLVEEVESLALSPEEFANRVKRQAAERGAELVVIDGIAGYKNAIKHGQDDVELRRRLHALTQHLTRENTAVILIDQRRDVTGLHEPTSENVSYLADNIVFENYIEVEGELQRVVGALKKRVGGFETVPRRFEITADGLQVGDPVSGMHGVFEGVPERHGDSSGPSSTR encoded by the coding sequence ATGACCGCTCCCGCGCGGCAGTTCACGCAGCTTTCCAGCGGTATCTCCGGCCTCGATTCGCTTCTCAGAGGAGGACTGGTAGAAGGGCGGCTCTATCTCGTTATCGGGCCGCCCGGAACCGGCAAAACACTGCTTGGCACGCAGTTTCTCGAAGCAGGGCTTGAGGCAGGCGACGACGTACTGTTCATTCATGCCGAAGAGTCGGCTGCCGACCTGCTGGCGAACACTGCCGAACTCGGTATCGACATCGGCGATGCGACGTTTCTCGATGTCGGACCCGACTCGGAGTTCTTCATGGAGGCCGAGTCCTACGACGTGGTCAAGCCGCGAGATGTCGAGGACGGCCACCTGATTTCGGATATCCGCGAGGCTATCGAGCGAGTCGATCCGGACCGCGTGCTCATCGATCCGATCACGCACTTTCAGTATCTCGAACCGACCGAGTACCAGTTTCGCAAGCGCGTCATCTCCTTCGCACGCTTTCTACAGGACAGGGAGACGACCGTGCTGGCGACCAAAACGCCGAGCAACCAGATGGACACCCAGCTCAGGTCGCTCAGTGACGGTATCATTTCGCTCAGTCACGGCGACGAGAGAGCGGGCCGGCGGATTCGACTGCGCAAGCATCGCGGCATCGGCCAACAGGACGGGTCACACGGGATGGAAATCCGCGAGTCCGGCGTCGAGGTCTACCCGGCGCTCGAACCGGAACGACGGACGCGGTCGTTCGACCCAACACAGTTCTCCGCCGGAGTTCCGGAACTGGACTCGCTTCTGGATGGCGGGCTCGAACGCGGGACAGTGACGATTCTCAGCGGCCCGTCCGGCGTCGGCAAGTCGACGACAGCCACGGAGTTTCTGGCCTCCGCAGCGGGAGACGGGTCCCCGGCACTCACCTACCTGTTCGACGAGTCAATCGACACGTTTTCCCACCGCTGTGAGACGTTCGGGATACCGCTCTCGGAGCGACGTGACGAGGGGACGCTCCTCGTCGAGGAGGTGGAATCGCTCGCGCTGTCGCCCGAGGAGTTCGCGAACCGCGTGAAGAGACAGGCCGCGGAGCGCGGGGCCGAACTCGTGGTTATCGACGGCATTGCGGGCTACAAAAACGCCATCAAGCACGGACAGGACGACGTGGAACTGCGTCGACGGCTCCACGCCCTGACACAGCATCTCACGCGCGAGAACACCGCCGTAATCCTGATCGACCAGCGCCGAGACGTGACAGGCCTGCACGAACCGACGAGTGAGAACGTCAGCTACCTCGCCGACAACATCGTCTTCGAGAACTACATCGAGGTCGAGGGCGAACTCCAGCGCGTTGTCGGCGCACTGAAAAAGCGCGTCGGCGGATTCGAGACGGTGCCCCGCCGGTTCGAGATAACGGCCGACGGCCTGCAAGTCGGTGACCCCGTCTCGGGGATGCACGGCGTGTTCGAGGGCGTTCCCGAACGGCATGGAGACAGCAGCGGCCCCTCGTCCACTCGCTAA
- a CDS encoding DICT sensory domain-containing protein yields the protein MTVSTFLRRFEDSDVAMTVYGPPTTATAAERLASQGLNASWQELPTGNQNAFVVIHRNGAFAETVPLTALQAFLCQPTIGSDDYGTPDSDPGRQLLRSALANTLLSSLTPAQLLATSQEFEDRAYRVGAGTLRVSFQSLSIFRSQRARYETLASDTALDIHVYGQADWEPPTIPGITFHPLTDDALESVWLLAFDAAGDDQNKCALVAEETEGGPFRGVWTYHPRLVDEIMTAVVAVDE from the coding sequence ATGACAGTCAGTACATTCCTCCGGCGCTTCGAGGACTCGGACGTGGCGATGACTGTGTACGGCCCGCCCACAACGGCGACTGCCGCCGAGCGTCTGGCATCTCAGGGGCTCAATGCCAGTTGGCAGGAACTCCCGACCGGGAACCAGAACGCGTTTGTTGTCATCCATCGTAACGGCGCGTTCGCCGAGACAGTCCCGCTCACTGCGCTGCAGGCGTTTCTGTGTCAGCCGACGATAGGTTCCGACGACTACGGAACGCCCGACAGCGACCCGGGCCGGCAGCTCCTTCGCTCGGCGCTCGCGAACACGCTCCTGTCCTCGCTCACGCCGGCACAGTTGCTCGCAACGTCTCAGGAGTTCGAGGACAGGGCCTACCGCGTCGGGGCGGGAACCCTTCGAGTGAGTTTCCAGTCGCTGTCGATTTTCCGCTCTCAGCGCGCCCGGTATGAGACGCTTGCCAGCGACACGGCCCTCGACATCCACGTGTACGGACAGGCCGACTGGGAGCCGCCGACGATACCCGGGATCACGTTCCATCCGCTCACGGACGATGCCCTCGAATCGGTCTGGCTGCTGGCGTTCGACGCCGCCGGGGACGACCAGAACAAGTGCGCACTCGTCGCCGAAGAAACCGAGGGCGGACCGTTTCGTGGCGTCTGGACGTACCACCCACGGCTCGTCGACGAGATCATGACAGCGGTTGTGGCCGTTGACGAGTAG
- a CDS encoding transcriptional regulator, translating into MDRHEQRVETSGLSSQRLDTLLRALAAEPRRMIYTYLAEHGSATTTELTDVIVGWTRARGRVTDTRNWDATRTALHHRHLPVLDEAGVISYDAAQQTATLASLSPSTDEILATITDLETAEADHGD; encoded by the coding sequence ATGGATCGACACGAACAGCGCGTGGAGACATCGGGACTATCGTCCCAGCGACTCGATACGCTGTTACGGGCGCTTGCGGCCGAGCCCCGGCGGATGATATACACCTATCTCGCCGAACACGGGTCGGCCACAACCACGGAACTCACTGATGTGATCGTGGGCTGGACCAGAGCGCGCGGGCGGGTCACCGACACCCGCAACTGGGATGCTACCCGTACTGCGCTTCACCACCGCCACCTCCCCGTTCTCGATGAGGCTGGCGTTATTAGCTACGACGCTGCCCAGCAGACCGCAACACTGGCATCGCTGTCGCCGTCGACGGACGAGATTCTAGCGACGATAACCGATCTGGAGACCGCTGAGGCAGACCACGGAGACTGA
- a CDS encoding CapA family protein translates to MALTRRTVLASGGLALGGLTAVSGCLGATRDADVSCPPSVPTDASLRIGFVGDVMLGRSVDERWRGAPDGPTAIWGSMLDRLQSLDGLVANLECCVSDRGEPRPGRRFHFRASPGWAVAALDRAGVACVGLANNHLLDFGPAALTDTPAHLTDGGIASAGVGGSRDGAFEPAVVDIAGLSVAVVSVTDQSPSYAADADSPGTAYAPLDPNHPLTRRRVGGTLATARDADPDLLVVTAHWGPNWVTAPSETQQAFARWLIDNGADVVHGHSAHVVQGVEVYRGRPIMYDTGNFVDDYAVKAGYRNDRSFLFELRLDDGRLTALGLTPVENTYAQVGRASEAVAEWLRETLRARSRPFGTPLERDGLGLRVPLSCPN, encoded by the coding sequence GTGGCACTGACTCGTCGAACCGTCCTCGCCAGCGGCGGCCTCGCACTCGGGGGTCTCACCGCCGTTTCGGGGTGTCTGGGAGCCACCCGTGACGCGGACGTGTCGTGTCCGCCATCGGTCCCGACCGATGCGTCCCTACGCATCGGCTTCGTCGGCGACGTGATGCTGGGGCGGAGCGTCGACGAACGCTGGCGCGGTGCCCCGGACGGACCGACGGCTATCTGGGGGTCGATGCTCGATCGACTCCAATCACTCGACGGGCTGGTGGCGAACCTCGAATGCTGTGTCTCGGACCGCGGCGAGCCACGGCCCGGCCGGCGGTTTCACTTCCGAGCGAGTCCCGGGTGGGCCGTGGCCGCGCTGGACCGCGCCGGCGTCGCCTGTGTCGGACTGGCGAACAACCACCTGCTCGATTTCGGCCCGGCAGCGCTGACTGACACGCCGGCGCATCTCACCGATGGCGGAATCGCGTCGGCGGGCGTTGGCGGCAGCCGAGACGGCGCGTTCGAGCCAGCGGTCGTCGACATCGCGGGGCTCTCAGTCGCCGTCGTTTCGGTGACCGACCAGTCGCCGAGCTATGCTGCCGACGCCGACAGCCCCGGCACGGCTTACGCACCGCTCGACCCGAACCATCCGCTGACTCGCCGCCGCGTCGGGGGTACGCTGGCAACGGCCCGTGACGCCGACCCCGACCTGCTCGTCGTCACTGCCCACTGGGGGCCAAACTGGGTGACCGCACCGAGCGAGACACAGCAGGCGTTCGCCCGCTGGCTGATAGACAACGGGGCTGACGTGGTCCACGGCCACAGCGCCCATGTCGTTCAGGGCGTCGAGGTGTACCGCGGTCGGCCGATCATGTACGACACCGGAAATTTCGTCGACGACTACGCGGTCAAGGCCGGCTACCGAAACGACCGGAGTTTCCTGTTCGAACTCCGTCTCGACGACGGTCGGCTGACCGCGCTCGGACTGACGCCGGTCGAGAACACGTACGCGCAAGTCGGGCGCGCCAGCGAAGCGGTGGCGGAGTGGCTCCGGGAGACACTCAGGGCGCGCTCTCGGCCCTTCGGGACGCCGCTGGAGCGTGACGGACTCGGGCTCCGAGTGCCGCTTTCGTGTCCGAACTAG
- a CDS encoding translation initiation factor IF-2 subunit beta has protein sequence MNYESALQRAYDVLPDQPREAGERLSIPDPEGQTDGAFTRLTNLEAIADAVSRDAQHLHRAIQREFGTNGQFDGGEARYNGSFDTADFDAAVDAYVAEYVTCSECGLPDTVLKNEDGVDMLRCQACGAFRPVAKGASSNTQQDRPTLEEGETYEVKITGTGREGDGVAEKGKYTIFVSGAREGQVVEAYIESISGTLAFGRVA, from the coding sequence ATGAACTACGAGTCCGCCCTACAGCGTGCGTATGACGTGCTACCAGACCAGCCCCGGGAAGCCGGCGAACGGCTCTCGATTCCAGATCCCGAAGGCCAGACGGACGGTGCGTTCACACGCCTGACGAATCTGGAAGCTATCGCCGACGCCGTCTCGCGGGACGCACAGCATCTCCACCGGGCCATCCAGCGCGAGTTCGGGACCAACGGCCAGTTCGACGGCGGCGAAGCCCGCTACAACGGGTCGTTCGACACCGCTGACTTCGATGCCGCCGTAGACGCGTACGTCGCCGAGTACGTCACCTGTTCCGAGTGTGGCCTGCCCGACACCGTCCTCAAGAACGAAGACGGCGTCGATATGCTGCGCTGTCAGGCCTGTGGTGCGTTCCGCCCGGTCGCCAAGGGCGCGAGTTCGAACACCCAACAGGACCGACCCACGCTCGAAGAGGGCGAGACGTACGAGGTCAAGATCACCGGCACCGGCCGCGAGGGCGACGGCGTCGCCGAGAAGGGGAAATACACCATCTTCGTCTCCGGCGCACGCGAGGGCCAAGTCGTCGAGGCCTACATCGAAAGCATCAGCGGTACGCTGGCGTTCGGTCGAGTCGCGTAA
- a CDS encoding PAS domain S-box protein yields MADIQLLLAGDGNREALAAVVAEHHTPVTDTEFREADLHIVDESSFPKYKSAIDQYKQRSDPVFCPVILIRREKTPVRVDLPDIDAAEQPLVVNDIVTAPVDTQALFRTIANLLARRSHTEDLVEDLREQNSELRRFRNAVEHAGHAILITNVNGVIEYVNPAFEELTGFSADEAIGRTPRILKSGEQGEQFYERLWDTICRGDVWTSEIVNERKSGERFIINQTIAPIQDEDGTIQGFVGMQDEITGRRLREQQLTVFHRILRHNLRNNGTTISGRADILSELVDDDDALDHLETIKANVQSLLDISEKAHHVQELLADSLTDNVERELGDALSDITEGLAAAYPDGEFVVESDPVSSVSIDAKVIPAMQELIENGIKHSDASAPRVTIQTERHDSTATVTIADNGPGVPDRERRVIEAADEKPLEHGSGLGLWFAYWLISYVGGDIDIQTDADGTSVAVTVPVR; encoded by the coding sequence ATGGCTGACATCCAATTACTGCTGGCTGGCGATGGCAACCGGGAAGCACTCGCCGCCGTCGTGGCCGAACACCACACGCCGGTCACGGACACCGAGTTCCGGGAAGCCGACCTCCACATTGTCGACGAGTCATCGTTTCCGAAATACAAATCTGCGATAGACCAGTACAAACAGCGGTCTGATCCGGTGTTCTGTCCCGTGATTCTGATCCGCCGGGAGAAGACACCCGTCAGGGTCGACCTCCCCGATATCGACGCCGCCGAGCAGCCACTCGTCGTAAACGATATCGTGACCGCGCCGGTGGACACGCAGGCGCTCTTTCGAACCATCGCGAACCTCCTTGCCCGGCGAAGCCACACCGAGGATCTCGTCGAGGACCTCAGGGAGCAAAACAGCGAACTACGGCGGTTCAGAAACGCTGTCGAGCATGCGGGTCACGCGATTCTGATAACGAACGTCAACGGTGTCATCGAGTACGTCAATCCGGCGTTCGAGGAGTTAACTGGGTTCAGCGCCGACGAAGCGATCGGCCGGACACCGCGAATACTCAAGTCCGGTGAACAGGGCGAGCAGTTCTACGAACGGCTCTGGGACACGATCTGTCGCGGCGATGTCTGGACGAGCGAGATCGTAAACGAGCGCAAGTCAGGTGAGCGGTTCATCATCAACCAGACCATCGCTCCGATTCAGGATGAGGATGGGACGATACAGGGGTTCGTCGGGATGCAGGACGAAATCACCGGTCGCCGGCTGCGCGAGCAACAGCTCACCGTGTTCCATCGGATTCTCCGGCACAATCTCCGCAACAACGGGACGACAATCAGCGGCCGTGCGGACATTCTGTCAGAGTTAGTCGACGACGACGACGCGCTCGACCATCTTGAGACTATCAAAGCGAACGTGCAGTCCCTGCTCGACATCAGCGAGAAAGCCCATCACGTACAGGAACTGCTCGCAGACTCACTGACCGACAATGTCGAGCGCGAACTCGGAGACGCCCTCAGTGACATCACGGAAGGTTTGGCCGCAGCATACCCCGACGGCGAGTTTGTCGTCGAAAGCGACCCCGTCTCGTCTGTCTCGATAGACGCAAAGGTCATCCCAGCGATGCAGGAACTCATCGAGAACGGGATCAAGCACTCGGACGCGTCGGCACCCCGAGTCACTATCCAGACGGAGCGCCACGACTCGACAGCGACAGTGACGATTGCGGACAACGGGCCGGGGGTCCCGGACCGGGAGCGGCGGGTCATCGAAGCGGCGGACGAAAAGCCGCTCGAACACGGGTCCGGGCTGGGGCTGTGGTTCGCGTACTGGCTTATCAGCTACGTCGGTGGCGATATCGACATCCAGACCGACGCTGACGGGACGAGCGTCGCCGTGACTGTACCCGTGCGGTGA
- the cysK gene encoding cysteine synthase A — protein sequence MQSYAQRDDEGTVASSVTALIGDTPLVCLDSVADNLLGKVEAANPYSVKDRIALYMVEAAAESGALPDDGTVVEATSGNTGIGLAAVCAARGYDCVLTMPESMSEERRQLLSGLGADLELTPADGGMSGAIERANELADAPGTVRARQFENEANPRAHRETTGPEIWADTDGDVDAVVAGVGTGGTITGISEYIEEEVGADLTSVAVEPDQSKLLSADDPDSHDIQGIGPGFVPDILRRDLVDEVRTASKGESMEAAHRLASEEGIMVGISSGAALHAATAYATENPDETVVVVLPDTGERYLSTDLWD from the coding sequence ATGCAGTCGTATGCTCAGCGAGACGACGAGGGAACTGTCGCATCCAGTGTGACTGCGCTCATCGGCGACACGCCGCTTGTCTGTCTCGACAGCGTCGCGGATAATCTGCTCGGCAAGGTCGAAGCGGCGAACCCCTACTCGGTCAAGGACCGCATCGCGCTGTACATGGTTGAGGCGGCCGCCGAGTCCGGTGCTCTTCCCGACGACGGGACAGTCGTCGAAGCGACCAGCGGCAACACCGGCATCGGACTGGCCGCCGTCTGCGCTGCACGGGGCTACGACTGCGTGCTGACGATGCCCGAATCGATGAGCGAGGAGCGACGACAGTTACTGTCTGGGCTCGGCGCGGACCTCGAACTTACGCCAGCTGACGGCGGGATGAGCGGCGCTATCGAGCGCGCGAACGAACTCGCGGACGCGCCCGGCACTGTCCGCGCCCGGCAGTTCGAGAACGAAGCGAACCCGCGAGCCCACCGTGAGACGACAGGCCCCGAGATCTGGGCCGATACCGACGGCGATGTGGACGCCGTTGTCGCCGGCGTCGGGACCGGCGGCACGATAACCGGCATCTCGGAATACATCGAGGAAGAAGTCGGTGCAGACCTCACCTCCGTCGCCGTCGAACCGGACCAGTCGAAACTGCTGTCAGCGGATGACCCGGACAGCCACGACATTCAGGGCATCGGCCCCGGCTTCGTGCCGGATATCCTCCGTCGTGATCTCGTTGACGAGGTACGGACCGCGAGCAAGGGGGAATCCATGGAGGCCGCTCACCGCCTTGCCAGCGAGGAAGGGATTATGGTCGGTATCTCCTCGGGGGCAGCACTGCACGCGGCGACGGCGTACGCCACCGAGAATCCCGACGAGACGGTGGTCGTCGTCCTCCCGGACACCGGCGAGCGGTACCTCTCGACGGATCTCTGGGACTGA
- a CDS encoding SOS response-associated peptidase produces the protein MCGRYSLFSPREDVEARFDAEFAFEYESRYNAAPSQDLPVITDESPGTIQRMEWGLIPAWADNRTDHGHINARAETLAEKRSFAEAYESRRCLVPADGFYEWVESSDGKQPYRVALPDDDLFAMAGLYERWEPPQRQTGLGEFGASGGDSGEEDDIVESFTIVTTEPNETVADLHHRMAVILDPDEESTWLRGSADDVSALLDPYDGAMQTYPVSSAVNSPANDSPELIEPVG, from the coding sequence ATGTGTGGCCGCTACAGTTTGTTTTCCCCCCGCGAAGACGTCGAGGCGCGGTTCGACGCCGAGTTTGCCTTCGAGTACGAGTCGCGATACAACGCCGCTCCGAGCCAAGACTTGCCGGTCATCACCGACGAGTCGCCCGGTACAATCCAGCGGATGGAGTGGGGGCTGATTCCCGCTTGGGCCGACAACCGAACGGACCACGGGCACATCAACGCCCGCGCCGAGACGCTTGCCGAGAAGCGGTCGTTCGCAGAGGCCTACGAGTCCCGGCGCTGTTTGGTCCCTGCTGATGGGTTCTACGAATGGGTCGAGTCGAGCGACGGGAAGCAACCGTACCGCGTGGCACTGCCTGATGACGACCTGTTCGCGATGGCGGGACTGTACGAGCGGTGGGAGCCGCCACAGCGCCAGACCGGGCTGGGGGAGTTCGGCGCAAGCGGCGGCGACTCGGGCGAGGAAGACGATATCGTCGAGTCGTTCACGATTGTGACGACCGAGCCGAACGAGACTGTCGCCGACCTCCATCACCGGATGGCCGTCATCCTCGACCCCGATGAGGAATCGACGTGGCTGCGCGGCAGCGCCGACGACGTGTCCGCGCTGCTTGACCCGTATGACGGGGCTATGCAGACCTACCCGGTTTCGTCAGCGGTCAACAGCCCTGCCAACGACTCGCCGGAACTCATCGAACCGGTCGGATAG